From Sporosarcina sp. Marseille-Q4943, the proteins below share one genomic window:
- a CDS encoding GerAB/ArcD/ProY family transporter: MNRFLFYLIIINMLTNMVSITPRILIEGSDKGTILSIVLVIIIGVALSYLLVILFNRFPGQGLPEILQATAPKWVAKPVLLFMAVTWYIAGLFTLIIYTFIIFRFLTPEMSINTIVLTFAFIVTYGVLMKTMNILYMSEIIFILVVPFILFVQIKGYSDPTLNWDYIRVALMHVNHLPDYSAFMASLFIVVGTANLVIFNRFFTKPKKPSAKGMVLLTVIFTFVLATTYLLPIGFGGFYALENSLFPWIMTSDSLRMKYGVVERIVFVFIGAFLALGVVSMIMHWHISIQLLSSVIHFKRFKWKSFNLTKPLFIIIFWIIAMTATKRLTTEGLFESVELYDNIVVPVMLILLVGCLLFAKKGAASKWRANKK, from the coding sequence ATGAACCGTTTCTTATTCTATTTGATCATCATTAATATGCTGACCAATATGGTATCCATAACGCCTAGGATTCTTATCGAAGGTAGCGACAAAGGGACAATCCTATCTATAGTTCTCGTAATTATTATCGGAGTTGCATTGTCCTATCTTCTCGTAATCCTTTTCAACCGTTTTCCCGGGCAAGGCTTGCCTGAAATTTTGCAAGCGACTGCCCCTAAATGGGTTGCAAAACCGGTTCTTCTATTTATGGCAGTAACGTGGTATATCGCAGGTCTTTTCACATTGATCATTTACACGTTTATCATCTTCCGATTTTTGACGCCTGAAATGTCGATTAATACGATTGTGTTGACATTTGCCTTTATCGTCACGTATGGAGTGCTTATGAAGACGATGAACATTTTGTATATGAGTGAAATCATTTTTATTCTCGTCGTCCCTTTTATATTATTCGTGCAAATAAAGGGATATAGCGATCCCACACTGAATTGGGATTATATACGCGTCGCTCTCATGCATGTGAATCACCTGCCGGATTATAGCGCTTTTATGGCCTCACTTTTTATCGTCGTTGGAACTGCAAATTTAGTCATTTTCAATCGTTTTTTCACAAAGCCGAAAAAGCCGTCCGCTAAAGGAATGGTTCTTCTTACGGTTATTTTCACGTTTGTCCTTGCAACGACATACTTACTTCCGATCGGCTTTGGAGGTTTCTATGCTCTCGAAAACTCTCTGTTTCCATGGATTATGACTAGTGATTCCTTGCGAATGAAATATGGGGTCGTTGAAAGGATCGTCTTTGTTTTCATCGGTGCCTTCTTGGCCCTAGGCGTCGTCAGTATGATCATGCATTGGCATATTTCAATCCAATTGCTTTCAAGCGTTATTCATTTTAAACGGTTTAAATGGAAATCGTTCAATTTGACGAAGCCTTTATTCATCATCATTTTTTGGATAATTGCTATGACCGCGACGAAACGGCTCACGACGGAAGGCCTTTTTGAATCCGTCGAGTTGTATGATAACATCGTCGTGCCTGTCATGCTCATTTTGCTAGTCGGTTGTTTATTATTCGCGAAGAAAGGTGCTGCATCCAAATGGCGGGCAAACAAAAAATGA
- the purN gene encoding phosphoribosylglycinamide formyltransferase, with the protein MKEKARIAVFASGSGSNFEALEHACREGELDAEIVLVMTDKPASFVIERARQTDIRVVALEPKAFPSKEAYEEAVLSILREEGVEWIVLAGYMRLIGKTLLTAYPSRIVNIHPSLLPSFPGKDAIGQAIAHGVKVTGVTVHLVDEGMDTGPILAQAAVPVVEGDAEKTAQAIHEVEHVIYKETLQKLILTNGGVHS; encoded by the coding sequence ATGAAAGAAAAAGCAAGAATCGCTGTATTCGCTTCCGGCAGCGGGAGCAACTTCGAAGCGCTTGAACATGCATGCCGTGAAGGCGAGTTGGACGCAGAAATCGTCCTCGTCATGACGGACAAGCCAGCATCATTCGTCATTGAACGGGCAAGGCAGACGGACATCCGGGTCGTCGCTTTGGAACCGAAAGCCTTCCCGTCGAAGGAAGCATATGAGGAAGCAGTGCTCAGCATATTACGTGAAGAGGGCGTCGAATGGATTGTCCTTGCGGGATATATGCGGCTGATCGGAAAGACTCTTTTAACCGCCTATCCTTCACGCATCGTCAATATCCATCCATCATTGCTCCCTTCATTCCCGGGCAAGGATGCGATCGGGCAGGCAATCGCTCATGGCGTGAAAGTGACGGGTGTCACGGTCCATCTTGTCGATGAAGGGATGGATACGGGTCCGATCCTCGCGCAAGCGGCGGTTCCTGTCGTTGAAGGCGATGCGGAAAAGACTGCACAAGCAATACATGAAGTGGAACATGTCATTTATAAAGAAACATTGCAGAAGCTGATTTTAACTAACGGAGGGGTTCATTCGTGA
- the purH gene encoding bifunctional phosphoribosylaminoimidazolecarboxamide formyltransferase/IMP cyclohydrolase: MKKRALLSVSDKNGILEFAQALVKLDYEILSTGGTMKHLKENGVAVTAVDEVTGFPEIMEGRVKTLNPMIHGGLLAKQDDSAHQAQMAEHGIQPIHIVCVNLYPFKETISQPDVAVKDAIENIDIGGPAMLRASAKNHAYVTVIVDAADYGQVLEELQTEGQTTLATRRRLAAKVFRHTAAYDALISGYLTDLADEEFPEQVTFTYELKQPLRYGENPHQKAAFYSRPLGSDFSIANAEQLHGKELSYNNIQDANAAIQIVKEFNQPAAVAVKHMNPCGVGTGETIADAFNKAYEADPVSIFGGIIALNREVDAETAEKLSEIFLEIIIAPSFTEEAIASLTKKKNIRLLTIPFNQQKKDSWNTVSVEGGLLLQEPDTFGYEDADIRVATDREPTEAEWEALKLGWAVVKHVKSNAIVVADSHMTLGVGAGQMNRVGAAAIALTQAGERAKGAAMASDAFFPMDDTVEAAAKAGITAIIQPGGSVKDEDSIKKANEYGIAMVFTGVRHFKH, translated from the coding sequence GTGAAAAAACGGGCATTGCTCAGTGTCTCAGACAAAAATGGAATTTTGGAGTTTGCACAAGCGCTTGTGAAATTGGACTATGAAATTCTGTCAACCGGCGGGACAATGAAACATCTGAAAGAAAACGGCGTCGCGGTGACGGCGGTCGACGAAGTGACAGGCTTCCCTGAAATTATGGAAGGTCGCGTCAAGACGCTCAACCCGATGATTCATGGCGGACTGCTTGCAAAGCAGGACGACTCGGCACATCAAGCGCAAATGGCAGAACACGGCATCCAGCCGATCCATATTGTCTGCGTGAACCTTTACCCATTCAAAGAAACGATTTCGCAACCTGACGTTGCCGTCAAAGACGCAATCGAAAACATCGATATCGGCGGACCTGCAATGCTTCGTGCATCTGCGAAAAACCACGCCTACGTGACGGTCATCGTAGACGCGGCGGATTACGGCCAAGTGCTTGAAGAGTTGCAGACGGAAGGGCAGACGACACTCGCAACCCGTCGCCGCCTCGCAGCGAAAGTTTTCCGTCATACAGCTGCGTATGACGCGCTCATCTCTGGATACTTGACTGATCTTGCAGACGAAGAATTCCCTGAGCAAGTGACGTTTACATATGAGTTGAAACAGCCGCTCCGCTATGGCGAAAATCCACATCAGAAAGCGGCGTTCTACAGCCGTCCGCTCGGTTCGGATTTCTCGATTGCGAACGCGGAGCAATTGCACGGGAAAGAGCTTTCCTATAACAATATCCAAGATGCAAACGCAGCGATTCAAATCGTCAAGGAATTCAACCAACCGGCTGCAGTGGCAGTGAAGCATATGAACCCTTGCGGCGTAGGTACCGGCGAGACAATTGCCGATGCGTTCAATAAAGCATACGAGGCCGACCCGGTTTCCATCTTCGGAGGCATCATCGCCTTGAACCGTGAAGTGGATGCAGAGACAGCGGAGAAGCTCTCGGAAATCTTCCTCGAAATTATCATCGCCCCGTCGTTTACGGAAGAAGCGATCGCTTCATTGACGAAGAAGAAAAATATCCGTCTGTTGACGATTCCGTTTAATCAACAGAAAAAGGACAGTTGGAACACGGTATCCGTTGAAGGGGGCCTCCTTCTTCAAGAGCCGGATACGTTCGGATACGAAGATGCCGACATCCGTGTTGCAACGGACCGCGAGCCGACGGAGGCGGAATGGGAAGCGCTCAAACTCGGTTGGGCGGTCGTCAAGCACGTGAAGTCGAACGCAATCGTCGTTGCGGATTCGCATATGACGCTCGGCGTCGGAGCAGGGCAAATGAACCGAGTCGGTGCTGCCGCGATAGCACTGACGCAAGCAGGCGAACGTGCGAAAGGTGCGGCAATGGCTTCTGACGCGTTCTTCCCGATGGACGATACAGTGGAAGCTGCTGCCAAAGCGGGCATTACAGCGATCATACAACCTGGCGGATCTGTGAAGGACGAAGATTCCATTAAGAAGGCGAATGAATACGGCATTGCAATGGTGTTCACAGGCGTACGTCATTTCAAACATTGA
- a CDS encoding Ger(x)C family spore germination protein — MAGKQKMMKGCLAAVIFLTMLLQSGCAFKDIDKRIFVVAIGIDPSEKVRGGFKVTLQLAKPIGNIKQESGPTYSYLTHDADSVAVAVHDLETRVDKVLELGHNRIIIIHKDLLTKDIDTFMDFFTRRGDIQMITYVAVADKTAEEVVTFEPEIEAPASISLYNYFDNTGTESPYIVTTFLYEFRREVLGKGIDTVIPVIGIDEENQEYQINKSIVLRTGGKTLELTPEETKYLNSLVHKAYGFSYKIEEDDLVMVLNFNEIRMNYKLILNDGEPRVDMNITKVGFVGESSKRLNNKHLKKYNKIAAKEIKKIVEDLLVKLQENDVDPFGFGLRYQATRLSGKDVWPRWERIYPDINFNVKVDIELKSTGSIE, encoded by the coding sequence ATGGCGGGCAAACAAAAAATGATGAAAGGGTGTCTCGCTGCAGTCATTTTTCTCACAATGCTTCTCCAATCAGGATGCGCATTCAAAGACATTGACAAGAGGATATTTGTTGTCGCCATCGGCATTGATCCTTCTGAAAAAGTGAGGGGCGGATTCAAGGTGACATTGCAGTTGGCAAAACCGATTGGTAACATCAAACAAGAATCTGGTCCGACCTATTCTTATTTAACGCATGATGCCGACTCAGTAGCCGTAGCAGTCCATGACTTGGAAACACGTGTCGATAAAGTATTGGAGCTCGGACATAACCGTATTATCATTATTCACAAGGACTTGCTAACCAAAGATATCGATACGTTCATGGATTTTTTCACCCGGCGCGGGGATATCCAAATGATTACCTATGTCGCCGTAGCTGATAAAACTGCCGAAGAGGTCGTTACGTTCGAACCGGAGATTGAAGCGCCTGCATCGATTTCGTTATATAACTATTTCGATAACACAGGAACGGAAAGCCCTTACATCGTCACAACATTTCTATATGAGTTCAGGCGAGAGGTTTTAGGTAAAGGGATTGATACAGTTATTCCGGTAATCGGAATCGATGAAGAAAATCAAGAATATCAAATTAACAAATCGATCGTCCTCAGAACCGGAGGAAAGACGTTGGAATTGACGCCTGAGGAAACAAAGTATCTCAATTCCCTCGTGCATAAAGCTTACGGATTCAGCTATAAAATTGAAGAGGATGACCTTGTCATGGTATTGAACTTTAACGAAATAAGAATGAACTACAAACTCATCCTCAATGACGGCGAGCCACGGGTCGATATGAATATTACAAAGGTCGGTTTTGTAGGCGAATCCAGTAAGCGTTTAAACAATAAGCATTTGAAAAAATACAATAAAATTGCAGCTAAAGAAATTAAAAAGATTGTCGAAGATTTATTGGTGAAACTGCAAGAAAACGATGTCGATCCATTCGGTTTCGGACTTCGTTATCAGGCAACAAGATTGTCAGGAAAGGATGTATGGCCTAGATGGGAGCGCATATATCCAGACATCAATTTTAATGTGAAAGTTGATATAGAACTGAAGAGCACCGGATCGATTGAATGA
- the purD gene encoding phosphoribosylamine--glycine ligase, with protein sequence MKVLVIGSGGREHAIARQFNDSPSVSKVYVAPGDDGMRNDAECIGIDATDFDALASFAIEQGIDLTFVGPEQPLAEGIVDFFSDKGLRIFGPTKAAAQIEGSKSFAKELMSKYAIPTAAYGTFTDAEEAKAFIRQQGAPIVVKADGLAAGKGVIVAMTVEDALHAVDDMIGNQRFGESSSRVVIEEFLDGEEFSYMSFVHDGQIYPMVIAQDHKRAYDGDRGPNTGGMGAYSPVPHILDNVIKEAYEKVVVPTVQAMTEEGTPFTGILYAGLILTNEGPKVIEFNARFGDPETQVVLPRMQSDFGEFMMALMDKKPFELKWHDDAMFGVVIASDGYPGDVVKGAKLPNLGLLDEIDVFHAGTKAVDDHFVGNGGRVLLAAAKAETLEAARDEVYDKLNNMEWNGFFYRTDIGWRAFQNK encoded by the coding sequence ATGAAAGTACTCGTAATCGGCAGCGGCGGCCGGGAGCATGCGATTGCACGGCAGTTCAACGATTCACCGTCCGTTTCAAAAGTGTATGTCGCCCCCGGGGACGACGGAATGAGAAACGATGCGGAATGTATCGGGATCGATGCGACTGATTTTGATGCGCTTGCTTCATTCGCTATTGAACAAGGAATCGACTTGACATTTGTTGGGCCGGAACAGCCATTGGCGGAAGGGATCGTCGATTTTTTCTCTGATAAAGGTTTGAGAATTTTCGGACCGACGAAAGCTGCTGCTCAAATCGAAGGCAGCAAGTCTTTCGCAAAGGAACTGATGAGTAAATACGCAATCCCTACGGCTGCTTATGGGACGTTCACGGACGCAGAAGAAGCGAAGGCATTCATTCGACAGCAAGGAGCGCCGATCGTTGTGAAAGCGGACGGACTTGCAGCTGGAAAAGGTGTCATCGTCGCGATGACTGTTGAAGATGCGCTTCATGCGGTTGACGACATGATTGGCAATCAACGGTTCGGCGAATCTTCTTCGCGCGTCGTCATCGAGGAATTCCTTGACGGGGAAGAGTTCTCGTATATGTCATTCGTGCATGACGGGCAAATTTACCCGATGGTCATTGCGCAGGACCATAAACGGGCGTATGACGGCGACAGAGGGCCGAACACCGGCGGGATGGGAGCCTACTCCCCGGTTCCGCATATTCTGGACAATGTCATTAAAGAAGCGTACGAGAAAGTCGTCGTTCCGACAGTCCAAGCAATGACTGAGGAAGGGACGCCGTTTACTGGTATCCTGTATGCAGGGCTTATTTTGACAAATGAAGGGCCGAAAGTGATCGAGTTCAATGCGCGCTTCGGCGATCCGGAAACACAGGTCGTCCTGCCTCGGATGCAATCCGACTTCGGGGAATTCATGATGGCGCTTATGGATAAGAAGCCATTCGAATTGAAGTGGCATGATGATGCCATGTTCGGCGTTGTCATCGCGTCCGACGGCTATCCAGGGGACGTTGTGAAAGGCGCAAAACTCCCTAATCTAGGTTTGTTGGATGAAATTGACGTCTTCCATGCCGGCACGAAAGCCGTTGATGATCATTTTGTCGGCAATGGCGGCAGAGTCCTGCTCGCTGCAGCGAAAGCGGAAACGCTTGAGGCAGCGCGGGACGAAGTGTATGACAAATTGAATAACATGGAATGGAATGGATTTTTCTACCGGACAGACATCGGCTGGCGTGCATTCCAAAACAAATGA
- a CDS encoding spore germination protein, which translates to MTRKQAPPLFDELSKQFSPSDDIVQTPLQMKGHYAFLFYVKTVVDGDRLQQTVIRPFFEMASEEDFASYIQSLPNQSEVPDKNKLLFSISSGSVLVAVEDRLFLLDLRTIKNNAVQETTMEPTIHGPQLGLSEDIETTINLIRQRYHKATLKVEDFVTGDMTNTAVAIIYDGDRVDPKVLKKIKEQLENLNTPLFQSGGELQHFLNRSRFTLFPTTLVTERPDRIVYNLVAGKVIIAIDGSPNVVVAPVVFFDFMSSMEDNYHVSVISGFTIMLRYLGLFTCILLPSLYIAMTSYNPEILRIELALTVAGSRIGVPYPSFVEVIFMLFFMELLTEASMRLPKAVSGTATTVGGLILGTAATEAALTSTIMVIIISAVAISTFVIPINELSFAVRVVRFLLIIYATLFGMVGLLIGFIGIIMFLANKDSLGEPYLRIPWKGKNAELGMHNR; encoded by the coding sequence ATGACTAGAAAACAAGCCCCTCCTTTATTCGATGAACTGTCGAAACAATTTAGCCCGTCGGACGACATCGTTCAAACACCTTTGCAAATGAAAGGCCACTATGCCTTCCTTTTCTACGTGAAAACGGTTGTAGATGGAGATAGGCTCCAGCAGACAGTCATTAGACCGTTTTTTGAAATGGCTTCCGAAGAAGACTTTGCTTCGTACATTCAATCTTTGCCGAATCAATCAGAAGTACCCGACAAAAACAAACTGCTTTTTAGCATTAGTTCCGGATCTGTTTTAGTTGCCGTTGAGGATAGGCTGTTTTTACTCGATCTCCGCACAATTAAGAACAATGCTGTGCAGGAAACGACAATGGAACCGACGATTCATGGCCCACAGTTAGGTTTAAGCGAGGACATTGAAACGACAATCAATCTAATTAGGCAAAGATATCATAAGGCCACTTTAAAAGTTGAAGATTTCGTTACCGGCGATATGACCAATACTGCCGTTGCTATCATTTATGACGGTGACAGAGTCGATCCAAAAGTATTGAAGAAAATAAAGGAACAACTTGAAAATCTCAACACGCCTCTCTTCCAATCAGGGGGGGAGCTCCAACATTTCCTTAACAGAAGTAGATTTACTCTCTTCCCTACGACGCTTGTAACAGAACGCCCTGATCGCATCGTCTATAATTTGGTCGCTGGAAAGGTCATCATTGCAATAGACGGGAGTCCAAATGTCGTCGTTGCACCTGTCGTCTTTTTTGATTTCATGTCATCGATGGAAGACAATTATCATGTCTCTGTCATTTCAGGATTTACGATTATGTTACGGTATTTAGGCTTATTCACATGTATTTTACTTCCGAGCTTGTATATCGCGATGACATCGTATAACCCGGAAATCCTTAGAATTGAACTCGCCCTTACCGTGGCGGGAAGCAGAATCGGTGTGCCTTATCCTTCGTTTGTCGAAGTGATTTTCATGCTATTTTTCATGGAGTTGCTTACAGAGGCTAGCATGCGCTTGCCGAAAGCGGTCAGCGGCACCGCCACGACTGTCGGCGGGCTCATATTAGGGACAGCAGCGACGGAAGCGGCACTCACTTCAACAATTATGGTCATCATCATTTCGGCTGTCGCCATTTCCACATTCGTCATTCCAATTAATGAATTGAGCTTTGCAGTTCGTGTTGTCAGGTTTTTATTAATTATTTACGCGACTCTTTTCGGAATGGTCGGATTATTGATCGGTTTTATCGGGATCATTATGTTTTTGGCGAACAAAGATAGTTTGGGCGAACCGTACTTGCGGATTCCGTGGAAAGGCAAGAACGCTGAATTGGGGATGCACAATAGATGA
- the purM gene encoding phosphoribosylformylglycinamidine cyclo-ligase gives MSKAYEKAGVNIEAGYESVERMKSHVARTVRKGVAGAFGGFGGMFDLSELNYKEPVLISGTDGVGTKLKLAFMADKHDTIGIDCVAMCVNDIVAQGAEPLYFLDYIALGKAVPEKVEAIVKGIADGCVQSGAALIGGETAEMPGLYDVEEYDLAGFAVGACEKSNVVTGEKVAEGDVLVGIASSGIHSNGFSLVRQIVLEEQGYKLDEYIAGFEELGKVGTALLEPTKIYAKPVMQIHDELDVHSMGHITGGGFYENLPRMFGEGFGVEVDLGSWPVLPVFKMLKVKGELLDKDLYSVFNMGIGFVIALPAEQAKRAIQIAAEHGEEAYEIGRVVRGSGVVFKGSHDGSLAE, from the coding sequence ATGTCAAAGGCGTATGAAAAAGCGGGAGTGAATATCGAGGCGGGCTATGAATCGGTTGAACGGATGAAATCTCATGTCGCGCGTACAGTGCGTAAAGGTGTAGCCGGCGCATTCGGCGGTTTCGGAGGGATGTTCGATCTATCTGAGCTGAACTATAAAGAGCCTGTGCTCATTTCCGGGACGGACGGCGTCGGTACGAAATTGAAGTTGGCGTTTATGGCTGATAAACATGACACGATCGGTATCGACTGTGTCGCTATGTGTGTGAATGATATCGTTGCGCAAGGCGCGGAGCCGCTCTATTTCTTGGATTATATTGCACTCGGAAAAGCGGTCCCTGAAAAGGTCGAGGCAATCGTCAAAGGAATCGCAGACGGCTGCGTACAGTCGGGTGCAGCGTTGATCGGCGGAGAGACGGCTGAAATGCCTGGACTCTACGATGTTGAAGAATATGATTTGGCCGGATTTGCGGTCGGAGCTTGCGAAAAGAGCAACGTCGTGACAGGGGAAAAAGTCGCTGAAGGGGACGTGCTTGTCGGCATCGCTTCAAGTGGCATCCACTCGAACGGATTCTCGCTCGTCCGTCAAATCGTTCTTGAAGAGCAAGGATATAAGCTCGACGAGTATATCGCAGGGTTCGAAGAGCTCGGCAAGGTAGGAACAGCTTTGCTTGAACCGACGAAAATTTATGCGAAGCCTGTCATGCAAATTCACGACGAGCTTGACGTGCATTCGATGGGACATATTACGGGCGGCGGTTTTTATGAGAACCTCCCAAGAATGTTCGGAGAAGGATTCGGTGTCGAAGTCGACCTTGGTTCATGGCCTGTGCTGCCTGTCTTCAAAATGCTGAAAGTGAAAGGCGAACTTTTGGATAAAGATCTGTACAGCGTCTTCAATATGGGAATCGGGTTCGTCATCGCCCTTCCTGCGGAACAAGCGAAGCGCGCCATTCAAATTGCTGCAGAGCACGGTGAAGAAGCATATGAAATTGGTCGTGTCGTTCGCGGATCGGGTGTCGTCTTCAAAGGAAGCCATGATGGGAGCTTGGCAGAATGA